From the genome of Candidatus Hydrogenedentota bacterium:
ATCGAGCAGTTGATGGAAGTCAAGGGGCTTGGGCGCGTCAAGGCCATCGAGATCAAGGCCGCGCTGGAACTGGGCAGGCGACTGGTCGCGCATACGGACAAGGACCGCCGGCGGATACGAAACGCCGAGGATGTGTCGAGCCTGCTGATGGCGCAGTTCAAGGAATGCGAGACGGAGCAGTTCAAATGCCTGTTGCTGAACACGAAAAACGACGTGGTCAAGATCGTTGACGTGGCTTCGGGCAGTCTCGACCACGTCGAGGCGGTCCCACGGGATGTGTTCCGGCAGGCCGTGCGCGACGGCGTGGCGCGGGTGATTGTCTGCCACAACCATCCAAGCGGCGACCCCGAGCCGAGCCGGGACGATCTTGCGATCACGAAGCGGCTGGTCGAATCGGGGCACATGCTGGGCGTAAGCCTCCTGGATCATGTTATATTCGGCGATGGACGCTATGTGAGCCTCGCGGAAAGGAACCTGTTGTGACGAAAGCGTTCAGTGCGTGGCGCGTGGGCGCGCCCTACTATATTCCGGCCCTGTTGCTGGCGCTGATCTTCCTGATCCTGGCGCTTC
Proteins encoded in this window:
- the radC gene encoding DNA repair protein RadC, which gives rise to MVELLYPSAVREMPEEDRPRERLERLGPEALRDAELIAVLFRTGTREMGAVALADAVMRHFGNLRAVARASIEQLMEVKGLGRVKAIEIKAALELGRRLVAHTDKDRRRIRNAEDVSSLLMAQFKECETEQFKCLLLNTKNDVVKIVDVASGSLDHVEAVPRDVFRQAVRDGVARVIVCHNHPSGDPEPSRDDLAITKRLVESGHMLGVSLLDHVIFGDGRYVSLAERNLL